Sequence from the Terriglobales bacterium genome:
CGTCTTCCTTGACTGGCGCGAGTTTCGCGATGACGGCGAGCGTCCCTGGAGCGAGCTGTGTAACACGCTCGTCGGACGCGGCACTCCCAGCCTTGATGACGCCCTACGTTCACTCGAGCTTAAACCCGTCCATGAAGCATTGCGTGCCGTGCTCGATCCGGTTCTCGCAAACGGGTTGGCCGATGCGTCTGCTCATGCCGCTGCGGAGGGAAAAGCCGACGGAAAAGAAAAAGAACGCAGCAAGCTGCTCGAGCATGCTCGCCGCCGGGTGCACTCGTTCCTGGTCGAGGCGCGTCGCTATGCTTCCACTGCCGGAGCGGCAGCCGCCGGTCTCGATTCCGCGGAAAAATGGTCTGGCGATCCGGATCAAGCCGCGGACCTATTCGAGCGGCGCTTGAAGGCCGCCTTGCGCTTGCCCGACCTCGAACATCAATTTTCCGCGCCCTGGCCCAACGAGGCCCGCGCCGTACTTCCCAGCATTTCCGAAGATTCCAAGCAAGGCAGCACTGACGGCGCGGCGGCCAGGAAGTCCCGTCAACCCGCCATCTGGGGCACAATTCTTGCTTGGTCTGCCCTGGAGGCTCTGGGGAATTTCAAGGATCCCGCGCAGCCGGAGCGTGCGGCCGCGGACCTGTTCGATCGCCTCCGCTTGCGTGAACCGATGGCCGATGCCTTCGCAGCGCTGGGATTGGAAGGCGAAGAGCGCTGGCGTGCGGCCGCAAGAGTTCGTGCTGCCTTGGCCCACCCCGGATGGGCCCCGGGCGCCGATCTCATATCCCAGCGCGCCACCGCGCCCTTTAGTTGGCTGCACGACCCAGACGTAGCCTGGCTGGTTGGCCTCAACGAGCACGAGGGTGTCCGCTATTTCGTTAAAGAAGAGTTCGAACGCCTGCTTTGGTGGATGGCTTTGCGCGCCCTTCTTACCCTTGCCTCCGAACCCCACCCCGATCCCCAGAAACTGCATGTGGTGGAGCGCGAGCTGAATGCTCGCAACCGCGCTGCGGCCGAAGCCGGCTACAGTGTCGAAGCCCTATTTGAGTCTGGGCGCGAGTAACTCAAACACCGCAACCACAGCTAATAGTATAAGTTCTGCTTATCCAACAGCTCATAAACATAAGCTTGACTAATTACCCCTGAATCGGCCATCATCATCGAATCGCTTTCAGCCAGTGGTACGGGCCGTGTCCTCGGGCGCGGTCAACCTAGCCCATGCCAGACCAGGTTACAGAGAAAAAACGTCCTCAAACGCCGCAAAATGGGAGCCGCCGCAGCGCTGCCTTGGTGGCCGGGCCCAGTCGTGCCCCAGCGCGCGCCATGCTTCATGCCGTGGGATTCACGCGTGAAGACCTGCAGAAACCCCTGATCGGCATTGCCAACACCTGGACCGAAATTGGGCCCTGCAACTACCACCTGCGGGAGCTTGCAGAGGAAGTGAAGAAGGGCGTGCGCGAAGCCGGAGGCACGCCGCTCGAGTTCAACACCGTCTCTATCTCAGACGGCATTACCATGGGCAGCGACGGCATGCATGCCTCCCTGGTCAGCCGCGAGATCATCGCCGACTCCATAGAACTGGTCGCCCGCGGGAACCTGTTCGACGGCTTGGTCGCGCTCTCCGGCTGCGATAAGACGATCCCCGGCACCGTGATGGCGCTGTGCCGCCTCGACATTCCTTCACTAATGATCTACGGCGGCTCCATCGCTCCCGGAACATTTCAGGGCAAGGCGGTCAGCATTCAGGATGTCTTCGAAGCCGTGGGCGCGCACGCTCGCGGCAAGCTGAGCGATGCCGAACTCTGTACTCTGGAAGAGAGCGCGTGTCCCGGAGCGGGTGCATGCGGAGGCCAATTCACCGCCAACACTATGGCCATGGCGACAGAGTTTCTGGGTATTTCGCCCATGGGCACGGCCAGCGTTCCCGCCACGGCAAGGTCTAAAAGCGAAGTCGCTCACCGCGCCGGAGCTTTGGTCATGGAGCTCTACCGCCGTGATCTGCGCCCTCGAGCCATCATCACCCGCGAGGCGCTCGAGAACGCCATTGCCAGCGTTTGCGCTTCCGGCGGATCTACCAATGCGGTTCTCCACCTCCTTGCGATTGCCGCCGAGCTCGGCCTAAAGCTCTCTCTGGAAGATTTCGACCGTA
This genomic interval carries:
- the ilvD gene encoding dihydroxy-acid dehydratase, which gives rise to MPDQVTEKKRPQTPQNGSRRSAALVAGPSRAPARAMLHAVGFTREDLQKPLIGIANTWTEIGPCNYHLRELAEEVKKGVREAGGTPLEFNTVSISDGITMGSDGMHASLVSREIIADSIELVARGNLFDGLVALSGCDKTIPGTVMALCRLDIPSLMIYGGSIAPGTFQGKAVSIQDVFEAVGAHARGKLSDAELCTLEESACPGAGACGGQFTANTMAMATEFLGISPMGTASVPATARSKSEVAHRAGALVMELYRRDLRPRAIITREALENAIASVCASGGSTNAVLHLLAIAAELGLKLSLEDFDRISSRVPLLADLKPAGRFMATDLYEAGGTRLLAQRLHQAGLLHSDAITSSGKSIGEEAKAAVDAPGQQVVRPLSNPISASGGLAILRGNLAPEGSVMKIAHHHRDQHRGPARVFNSEEEAFAAVDNNQIKPGDVLVIRYEGPRGGPGMREMLSVTGALAGAGLGESVALITDGRFSGATRGFMIGHVAPEAAVGGPIAVVGEGDIIEINVPRRQIQADISDGEMKARLSRWKAPAPRYQTGVFAKYASRVSSASFGAVTA